One part of the Polyangium spumosum genome encodes these proteins:
- a CDS encoding sensor histidine kinase: MTVTDSPSRAMPCLRSVEVLASTLDRHGSIAWFVDGRTFDAVWTSTRAAALFGHRSGFFAFLTPPGDEALRASLGALVQGAAPWTGDAWATTATGRAVFMRIAASVIAEDRISSPYVLVTMTDISDLAEAREALFLVSDVGSIVWEFDLAARRFTFVSRQAERILGYPVEEWLGDPMFWYRYMHPEDVGWAPAYCENETKRLTAHEFVYRMIAADGRVVWLRDIVTVVVEGNVPKRLRGVMVDVTASKQAEAERDRLLAEEQARRAELELARARMEDALRRRDEFLSAASHELRTPLTPLSLQIQSLLRDVERGELQLGAAQRKKIELADRQIERLSALVKTLLDVSRALGENLGLTREPCDLRELTREVLDELESERRRGGAVITLNADAPAIGVWDRAAVQLVITHLVRNAIKFGLGQPITLSLSSGDGAAKLRVSDGGMGIAPEDHERIFEPYERADAAKVYGGLGLGLHAARRIVEAHGGLIELRSAKGQGAEFTVTLPMAKGPAAKAAT, from the coding sequence ATGACCGTCACCGACAGCCCGAGCCGGGCCATGCCGTGCCTGCGTTCGGTCGAGGTGCTCGCGAGCACGCTCGATCGGCACGGGTCCATCGCGTGGTTCGTCGACGGAAGGACCTTCGACGCCGTCTGGACGAGCACGCGCGCGGCGGCGCTCTTCGGGCATCGCTCGGGCTTCTTTGCGTTCCTCACGCCTCCGGGGGACGAGGCTCTGCGCGCATCCCTCGGCGCGCTCGTGCAGGGCGCAGCGCCGTGGACGGGGGACGCCTGGGCCACGACCGCCACGGGGCGAGCCGTGTTCATGCGCATCGCGGCGAGCGTGATCGCCGAGGACCGGATCAGCTCGCCGTACGTGCTCGTCACGATGACCGACATCTCCGACCTCGCCGAGGCGCGCGAGGCGCTCTTCCTCGTCAGCGACGTCGGCAGCATCGTGTGGGAGTTCGACCTCGCCGCGCGCCGCTTCACCTTCGTGAGCCGCCAGGCCGAGCGCATCCTCGGCTACCCGGTCGAGGAGTGGCTCGGCGATCCGATGTTCTGGTACCGGTACATGCACCCCGAGGACGTGGGCTGGGCGCCGGCCTACTGCGAGAACGAGACGAAGCGCCTCACCGCGCACGAGTTCGTCTATCGCATGATCGCGGCGGATGGCCGCGTCGTGTGGCTGCGCGACATCGTGACCGTCGTGGTCGAGGGCAACGTGCCGAAGCGGCTGCGGGGCGTGATGGTCGACGTCACCGCGAGCAAGCAGGCCGAGGCCGAGCGTGATCGCCTCCTCGCCGAGGAGCAGGCCAGGCGCGCGGAGCTCGAGCTTGCGCGCGCGCGCATGGAGGACGCGCTGCGACGCAGGGACGAGTTCCTCTCGGCCGCCTCGCACGAGCTACGCACGCCGCTCACGCCGCTCTCGCTGCAGATCCAGAGCCTGCTCCGCGACGTGGAGCGCGGCGAGCTCCAGCTCGGCGCGGCGCAACGCAAGAAGATCGAGCTCGCGGATCGGCAGATCGAGCGCCTGTCCGCCCTCGTCAAGACGCTGCTCGACGTCTCGCGCGCGCTCGGCGAGAACCTCGGGCTCACGCGGGAGCCCTGCGACCTGCGCGAGTTGACGCGCGAGGTGCTCGACGAGCTCGAGAGCGAGCGGCGGCGCGGCGGCGCGGTCATCACGTTGAACGCGGACGCGCCTGCGATCGGGGTCTGGGACCGCGCCGCGGTCCAGCTCGTCATCACCCACCTCGTCCGCAACGCGATCAAGTTCGGGCTGGGCCAGCCCATCACGTTGTCCCTGTCGTCGGGGGACGGCGCGGCGAAGCTCCGCGTCTCGGACGGCGGCATGGGGATCGCGCCCGAGGACCACGAGCGCATCTTCGAACCCTACGAGCGCGCCGACGCGGCCAAGGTCTACGGAGGCCTCGGCCTCGGCCTCCACGCGGCGCGCCGCATCGTCGAGGCGCACGGCGGCCTCATCGAGCTCCGCAGCGCCAAGGGTCAAGGCGCGGAGTTCACCGTGACGTTGCCGATGGCGAAGGGGCCTGCGGCGAAAGCGGCAACGTGA
- a CDS encoding CDP-alcohol phosphatidyltransferase family protein — MPGSPVEVYRLTRKKHDQLWNTYVMRPLAAVFVAAIHRTPLTPNQVTLLSLFIAVTGSALFIALPSYRGGLVAVLVLELAYLLDCADGMLARYKKLASPTGHLFDFFVDEAKAVLLVAVIGVHLHRKGGLGINGAAWPAGDVGFLYAAIAGAVIVASGISLTNFVRRPELTGQATPTEAHYEAVGEKKPQSMVGRAASLVMTFLRFLNHYPSHVWIFALTDRLDLFFWMYLALNALYLARGWLGLVLRFGRG, encoded by the coding sequence ATGCCGGGCAGCCCCGTCGAGGTCTACCGCCTCACCCGCAAGAAGCACGATCAGCTCTGGAACACGTACGTGATGCGCCCGCTCGCGGCCGTGTTCGTCGCCGCGATCCACCGCACGCCCCTCACGCCGAACCAGGTCACCCTCCTCTCCCTCTTCATCGCGGTGACGGGCTCCGCGCTCTTCATCGCGCTGCCGAGCTACCGCGGCGGCCTCGTCGCCGTGCTCGTCCTCGAGCTCGCCTACCTCCTCGACTGCGCCGACGGCATGCTCGCGCGGTACAAGAAGCTCGCCTCGCCCACCGGCCACCTCTTCGATTTCTTCGTCGACGAGGCCAAGGCCGTGCTGCTCGTCGCGGTGATCGGCGTCCACCTCCACAGGAAGGGCGGGCTCGGCATCAACGGCGCCGCGTGGCCCGCGGGTGACGTCGGGTTCCTCTATGCGGCCATCGCCGGCGCGGTGATCGTGGCCTCGGGCATCTCACTCACGAACTTCGTCCGCAGGCCCGAGCTCACGGGTCAAGCGACGCCGACCGAGGCGCACTACGAGGCCGTCGGCGAGAAAAAACCGCAGTCGATGGTCGGGCGCGCCGCGTCCCTCGTCATGACCTTCCTGCGCTTCCTCAACCACTACCCGAGCCACGTCTGGATCTTCGCGCTCACGGATCGGCTCGACCTGTTTTTCTGGATGTATCTCGCGCTGAACGCCCTCTACCTCGCCCGCGGCTGGCTCGGGCTCGTGCTCCGCTTCGGGCGCGGATAA
- a CDS encoding serine/threonine protein kinase, with translation MNHKASLLLFCLAASLVGIGCGHGFKLVTPDGFVELEDQEEYAYRATTAQGVVMSVRVEPNRPRGNLSFWTDAIDLKLRNIGYTAAEARDVKTKSGAVGKQLRYTRTIYDRPHIFWLTVFVTDADVFVLETGGDAREFDKAKDEIGKAIEGFVPG, from the coding sequence ATGAACCACAAAGCTTCGCTGCTCCTCTTCTGCCTCGCCGCCTCCCTCGTGGGGATCGGCTGTGGCCACGGCTTCAAGCTCGTGACGCCCGACGGCTTCGTCGAGCTCGAGGACCAGGAGGAGTACGCCTACCGAGCGACCACGGCCCAGGGCGTCGTGATGAGCGTACGCGTCGAGCCGAACCGGCCGAGGGGCAACCTCTCCTTCTGGACCGACGCGATCGACCTCAAGCTGCGCAACATCGGGTACACCGCGGCCGAGGCGCGCGACGTGAAGACGAAGAGCGGCGCCGTGGGCAAGCAGCTCCGCTACACGCGCACGATCTACGACCGCCCCCACATCTTCTGGCTCACGGTCTTCGTCACCGACGCCGACGTGTTCGTCCTGGAGACCGGCGGCGACGCGCGCGAGTTCGACAAGGCGAAGGACGAGATCGGCAAGGCGATCGAGGGCTTCGTCCCCGGCTGA
- a CDS encoding DUF4349 domain-containing protein: MPHVFRTLRARLAALTLITTSLFLVGCAAGSSGAPAPGYPEPAAYYGGGAAQAESVASTEAMPMDAAPEPMNAPPPPMPASADSNDRYESDDGVGSDDEGFFGGSGGDAAKSAPPPVAARAPVAPGARAPMAAPAAAPRQPTPQQPTAGKPAPGGKKTEGTSEPQQPQDKPVTPLLIYTGRVGMEVAEAAVIPGTIDKIIDLAESYGGYLASRSDAGVVIRVPSRHFRDALTALEKLGEVKRRSVSAEDVSEEFHDLEVRLQNLKSVQKRLQEFLAKAANVNDALQVERELERIGREIDQIEGRMRFLRARATFSTITVDVTGRPKQQQVVAQGTNAPPPPRMIDLPIEWLSRVGLETLMSLR, from the coding sequence ATGCCCCACGTGTTCCGGACCCTCCGAGCGCGCCTCGCCGCGCTCACGTTGATCACCACCTCTCTTTTCCTCGTCGGCTGTGCTGCCGGCAGCTCCGGCGCGCCCGCGCCTGGTTACCCCGAACCGGCAGCGTATTACGGCGGCGGCGCCGCGCAGGCCGAGTCCGTGGCGTCCACCGAAGCCATGCCGATGGATGCGGCGCCCGAGCCGATGAACGCGCCGCCCCCGCCGATGCCCGCGAGCGCCGACTCGAATGACCGCTACGAGAGCGACGACGGCGTCGGCTCCGATGACGAGGGCTTCTTCGGCGGCTCCGGCGGCGATGCCGCGAAGTCGGCGCCTCCGCCTGTCGCCGCGCGGGCCCCCGTGGCTCCCGGCGCGCGCGCCCCGATGGCTGCGCCCGCGGCGGCGCCGAGGCAACCCACGCCGCAGCAGCCCACGGCCGGAAAACCCGCGCCGGGTGGCAAGAAGACCGAGGGCACCTCCGAGCCGCAGCAGCCGCAGGACAAACCCGTCACGCCGCTGCTCATCTACACGGGCCGCGTCGGCATGGAGGTCGCGGAGGCGGCGGTCATCCCCGGGACGATCGACAAGATCATCGACCTCGCCGAGTCCTACGGCGGCTACCTCGCGTCGCGCTCGGACGCGGGCGTCGTGATCCGCGTGCCCTCGCGGCACTTCCGCGACGCGCTCACCGCGCTGGAGAAGCTCGGCGAGGTCAAGCGCCGCAGCGTGAGCGCGGAGGACGTCTCCGAGGAGTTCCACGACCTCGAGGTGCGCCTGCAGAACCTGAAGAGCGTGCAGAAGCGCCTGCAAGAGTTCCTCGCGAAGGCGGCGAACGTGAACGACGCGCTGCAGGTCGAGCGCGAGCTCGAGCGCATCGGCCGCGAGATCGATCAGATCGAAGGCCGCATGCGGTTCCTCCGCGCGCGCGCGACGTTCTCGACGATCACCGTCGACGTCACAGGCCGACCCAAGCAACAGCAGGTCGTGGCGCAAGGCACGAACGCGCCGCCGCCGCCGCGGATGATCGACCTGCCCATCGAGTGGCTCTCGAGGGTCGGCCTCGAGACGCTGATGAGCCTTCGCTGA